The Spirochaetales bacterium sequence TGAGTTCCATATCTATATCGAAGACAACGGAATCGGTATCGAGAAACGGTACCGGGAGCTCGTTTTCAAGCCAATGGAACGTTTGAAAGAAAAGGAGGTGTCCGGCAGCGGTATGGGGCTCTCTTTTGCGCGGATTATCGTGAGGGGGCACGGGGGTGAAATGTATCTGGAAAACGGGAAAACGATGCAGGGACTGTGCGTTCATATCGTCCTTCCCGTCGACCTTGTCAGTCATATCGATAAAAAAGAAAAACAAGCGAGTAAGGAGTAATACGCATGGAATTAAAACAGCTCAATACAATTCTTCTCATCGAAGACAATGAAGATCATATTGAGCATACCATCGACGCTTTAAAGGAGGTTGGACTTGTCAATCAGGTCAAGGTGGTGAAGGACGGGGAAGCTGCGATCGATTACCTGTACCGGAGAAACACGTACAGCGATCCAGTTCTGTCTCCGCGGCCGGACCTGATCCTTCTGGACGTGAAACTTCCCAAGATCGACGGTTTCGAGATTCTGGACAGGATCAAGAAAGACAGCGAACTGAAAACCATCCCGATCATTCTGCTCACGACGACGAGCAACAGGGAGGATATCGACAGGGGCGCCCGGCTCGGGACGAATGATTATATCATAAAACCGGTCGAATATGAGATTTTCATCCAGAAGGTGAAGGGCCTCGGCAAATACTGGGCCCTTATCAGCGACCTGACGACATAAGTAACAGGATCATGGGTAAAAGAGACATTGCCGGCATACGGGAACAATTTATGCATCCGCCGGAACTCGTGCAGATGATACTCGACGGGCTTGAGGCCGGTGTCATGTTCATCGATACCGAGTACAACATCGTCTTCATGAACCGGGAAA is a genomic window containing:
- a CDS encoding response regulator, producing the protein MELKQLNTILLIEDNEDHIEHTIDALKEVGLVNQVKVVKDGEAAIDYLYRRNTYSDPVLSPRPDLILLDVKLPKIDGFEILDRIKKDSELKTIPIILLTTTSNREDIDRGARLGTNDYIIKPVEYEIFIQKVKGLGKYWALISDLTT